CGGAAGGGACTGGATCTTTCGTTTCTGCAATAATATGAACTTTGGAATTTTTCATTCTGGAAAATACTTCATAAGGACCTACAAAGTCCAGTGGAGTTAGATCTGGAAAGATAAGTAATCCGATATTGAACGGTTCTTGCATAGATAAGATGGAATATGGCTCGTAAAAGTCTTTCAAGTCGAATTCAAAAGAAAAATTTTGAGGAGCGAGGTGAAGCCCTTTTTCAGAAATTCGAATAGGGAAGGAGTTTTCATATTGATAAAAATCAGTTAAAAAGACTTCTTCCTAATATCCCAATTTGGCATATTCTGAAATGGGAAGTAGAATTAGCTTTGCTTGGCTAAAACAATCTACACCGAAGAATATAAGATTTTCCAAAAGTTGCTAAAGAAGGCCCGGGAAGAAGCAGGTTTCACACAAGTGGATGTTGCCGAGGCGCTTAAAACACCGCAATCTTTCATTTCAAAAGTCGAGGCGGGAGACAGAAGGATAGACGTTATTGAATTCTGGAATTTGGCAAAACTTTATAAGAAACCTGTGGACTTCTTCTTTAAGTTTGATGATAAAGCAGTACTCAAATCCAAAAAGAAGTCTTTAAAAGCCGCAAGTTCTACCAAGAAAAAGTCCAAATAATATTTCTTTTAGATCCGTTGGTCTTCCAACAATCTATCTTTCTTAGAAAAGAATAGCCAAGAACAACGGTTCTTCTAAAAAATTCCAATTGCCTTTAGGCAAAAAGCTAAATGAAACCGAATCGAATTTTACGTCCTTGGATTTACGGTATCTTTCTGATCTTAACTGCTTTCCTT
This window of the Leptospira hartskeerlii genome carries:
- a CDS encoding helix-turn-helix domain-containing protein; its protein translation is MAKTIYTEEYKIFQKLLKKAREEAGFTQVDVAEALKTPQSFISKVEAGDRRIDVIEFWNLAKLYKKPVDFFFKFDDKAVLKSKKKSLKAASSTKKKSK